In the genome of Pogona vitticeps strain Pit_001003342236 chromosome 13, PviZW2.1, whole genome shotgun sequence, one region contains:
- the GPER1 gene encoding G-protein coupled estrogen receptor 1, protein MTSADLSGSTYNFSTLALKSEVTYLMENHTMEIYTTASSPVLCNSTYFELNGSHLCNESLIDKSEHQQYIIGLFLSCLYTIFLFPIGFVGNILILVVNISFREKMTIPDLYFINLAVADLILVADSLIEVFNLDEKYYDITIICTFMSLFLQINMYSSIFFLTWMSFDRYIALAKVMRSNLFRTMEHARLSCGLIWLASISATLVPFTAVHLQHTGEIYFCFADVKEIQWLEITLGFVIPFAIIGLCYSLIVRVLIKAHKHRSLRIRRQKALRMIVVVVLVFFICWLPENVFISVQLLQQRDQGSARSQSFRHNNPLTGHIVNLAAFSNSCLNPLIYSFLGETFRDKLKLYIEQKTKVSVLHRFCHATLKSVITDSTEQSEV, encoded by the coding sequence ATGACTTCTGCAGATCTTTCTGGATCCACCTACAATTTCAGCACTTTGGCactcaagtcagaagtgacctaCCTAATGGAGAATCATACCATGGAAATTTACACAACAGCCTCCTCTCCAGTACTCTGTAATAGCACGTATTTTGAACTAAATGGATCACATCTGTGTAATGAAAGCCTTATAGATAAATCAGAGCACCAACAATATATTATAGGTCTCTTCTTATCTTGCCTTTATACAATATTCCTTTTTCCTATTGGTTTTGTAGGTAACAtcctaattttagtggtgaataTCAGTTTTCGTGAGAAGATGACTATTCCAGATCTATATTTTATAAACCTTGCTGTAGCAGATCTTATTCTAGTTGCTGACTCCCTCATTGAAGTTTTTAACCTGGATGAAAAGTATTATGATATCACGATAATTTGTACGTTCATGTCCTTATTCCTTCAAATCAACATGTATAGCAGCATATTCTTTCTAACGTGGATGAGTTTTGACAGATACATAGCACTGGCAAAAGTAATGAGATCCAACTTATTTCGCACCATGGAACATGCCAGATTAAGCTGTGGCCTAATATGGTTGGCATCCATCTCTGCAACACTAGTGCCTTTCACAGCGGTACATTTGCAACACACTGGAGAAATTTACTTTTGCTTTGCAGATGTAAAAGAAATCCAGTGGCTAGAAATAACCTTGGGGTTTGTTATACCTTTTGCTATCATAGGCCTCTGCTACTCATTAATTGTTAGAGTCCTGATAAAAGCCCACAAGCACAGGAGCTTGCGCATACGCCGACAGAAAGCTCTTcgcatgattgttgttgttgtgctcgTCTTCTTCATTTGCTGGCTTCCTGAAAATGTCTTCATAAGTGTACAACTCCTTCAACAGAGAGACCAAGGTTCAGCAAGGAGCCAGTCTTTCAGGCATAACAACCCCTTAACTGGACACATTGTGAACCTTGCAGCCTTCTCAAACAGCTGTTTGAATCCCCTTATCTACAGTTTCCTAGGTGAAACTTTCAGAGACAAACTAAAACTGTATATTGAACAGAAAACCAAAGTGTCTGTTTTACACCGCTTTTGTCACGCTACCCTGAAATCAGTCATTACTGACAGCACCGAGCAATCAGAAGTTTAA